A region from the Salidesulfovibrio onnuriiensis genome encodes:
- a CDS encoding DMT family transporter, giving the protein MTLQDGKTVAFLALMSAVLLWASSFPALKLAFEVYDPMVVIFGRMFVASLCFLLVIKNFRTINYQKGDWKKLLFMAVCEPGLYFVFEAMALENTEATQAGMICAMLPLMVGCVARFYLKEHFSRKTGIGFALAVVGAITLSLAAEPTGTAPNPMLGNFYEFMAMVFATGYMITLKNLTQRYSPWFLTMIQAFVGSLFFFPLLFLPTTAAPAGFDLFGIGAIVYLGVFVTIGGYGLYNVGMSKIPAAQASAFINLIPVFTLIMSWLILGETLNMIQYAACALVLVGVWYSQDNKSTG; this is encoded by the coding sequence GTGACCTTACAAGACGGTAAAACCGTTGCCTTTCTCGCCCTCATGAGCGCTGTCCTGCTCTGGGCAAGCTCCTTCCCGGCCCTAAAGCTGGCCTTCGAGGTCTACGACCCCATGGTGGTCATCTTCGGCCGCATGTTCGTGGCCAGCCTGTGTTTCCTGCTGGTGATCAAGAACTTCCGCACCATCAACTACCAGAAGGGCGACTGGAAGAAACTCCTGTTCATGGCCGTGTGCGAACCGGGCCTGTATTTCGTGTTCGAGGCCATGGCCTTGGAGAACACCGAGGCGACCCAGGCGGGCATGATCTGCGCCATGCTGCCCCTCATGGTGGGCTGCGTGGCCCGCTTCTACCTCAAGGAGCACTTTTCACGCAAGACGGGCATCGGATTCGCCCTGGCCGTGGTCGGGGCCATAACCCTGTCCCTGGCCGCCGAACCCACGGGCACCGCGCCCAATCCCATGCTCGGCAACTTCTACGAATTCATGGCCATGGTCTTTGCCACGGGCTACATGATCACTCTCAAGAACCTGACCCAGCGCTACAGCCCCTGGTTCCTGACCATGATCCAGGCCTTTGTGGGCTCCCTGTTCTTCTTCCCCCTACTTTTCCTGCCGACCACGGCAGCGCCCGCCGGGTTCGATCTGTTCGGCATCGGAGCCATCGTCTACCTGGGGGTCTTCGTGACCATCGGCGGCTACGGGCTCTACAACGTGGGTATGAGCAAGATCCCGGCGGCACAGGCCTCGGCCTTCATCAACCTCATCCCGGTGTTCACGCTGATCATGAGCTGGCTCATCCTGGGCGAGACCCTGAACATGATCCAGTACGCGGCCTGCGCCCTGGTGCTCGTGGGCGTCTGGTACAGCCAGGACAATAAATCAACAGGCTGA
- a CDS encoding TetR/AcrR family transcriptional regulator, which translates to MPANPETFLNLPEEKRKRVLDEATREFAEHGFHQASVNRMVGRLGIAKGSLFKYFGTKQGIFEHLFGHAIELFKAPLKEIRESTRDGDFFERVRRSMLAGLDFIEAHPRLYSIYLKMLYQENFPLREKLLGQIRQASTKFLRGLVEEAKSNGQLRDDLDTDMAVYLLDGVMDRFFQSVSLPFLDANAGLYKADRTTIENRLDSVIAFMKDGLSGTGAS; encoded by the coding sequence ATGCCGGCAAATCCAGAGACATTTCTGAACCTTCCCGAAGAAAAACGCAAGCGCGTCCTCGACGAGGCCACCCGCGAATTCGCGGAGCACGGCTTCCACCAGGCCAGCGTCAACCGCATGGTGGGCAGGCTGGGCATCGCCAAGGGGTCCCTGTTCAAGTATTTCGGCACCAAGCAGGGAATCTTCGAACACCTCTTCGGCCACGCCATCGAGCTGTTCAAGGCCCCGCTCAAGGAGATCCGCGAATCCACCAGGGACGGCGACTTCTTCGAGCGCGTGCGCAGAAGCATGCTGGCCGGGCTGGATTTCATCGAGGCCCACCCGCGCCTCTACAGCATCTATTTGAAGATGCTCTACCAGGAAAATTTCCCCCTGCGCGAAAAGCTGCTGGGCCAGATCCGGCAGGCCTCCACCAAATTCCTGCGCGGGCTGGTTGAGGAAGCGAAGAGCAACGGGCAGCTCCGGGACGACCTGGACACGGACATGGCCGTGTACCTGCTGGACGGGGTCATGGACCGTTTCTTCCAGTCCGTGTCCCTGCCCTTTCTGGACGCCAACGCGGGCCTGTACAAGGCAGACCGCACAACCATAGAAAACCGGCTCGACAGCGTCATCGCCTTCATGAAGGACGGCCTGTCGGGCACTGGTGCATCATGA
- a CDS encoding pyridoxal phosphate-dependent aminotransferase — protein sequence MSSLPLERLVPAHVQGFEAYYPSKPDPELMRLFKVDHLHRLNNNENAMGPPPEAGRIVDGFPPRQVPVYPNGDCYYLRHQLAEKFGKTPDQFLVGNGSCEVITSVIKAFCEEGDNIITADKTFAVYEWVAEFSGFEARLIPLRNYGVDPDAMLEAIDERTKILFVCNPNNPTGTYWDTATMTRFLDGVGGERIVVIDEAYFEYVEKDDYPDAMRLMERYPNVIAFRTFSKMYALAALRIGYLCGAPEVVDIVRRTHIVYSVNTLAQAAASAALEDDTGFIRATRDMVAEGKELLSGLFDDMGLEHVHGEGNYMMVHVPMSDTLLYRKLMKKGVMVRTMTGFRFPNWIRVSLVQRPVMEAFCQAFREVLQK from the coding sequence ATGTCTAGCCTGCCTCTCGAACGGCTCGTCCCGGCCCATGTGCAGGGTTTCGAGGCCTACTACCCCAGCAAGCCCGACCCGGAGCTCATGCGCCTGTTCAAGGTGGACCACCTGCACCGGCTGAACAACAACGAAAACGCCATGGGCCCGCCGCCCGAGGCCGGGCGCATCGTGGACGGGTTCCCGCCCAGGCAGGTTCCGGTCTATCCCAACGGCGACTGCTACTACCTGCGCCACCAACTGGCGGAAAAATTCGGCAAGACCCCGGATCAGTTCCTGGTGGGCAATGGCTCCTGCGAGGTGATCACCAGCGTGATCAAGGCCTTTTGCGAGGAAGGCGACAACATCATCACCGCGGACAAGACCTTTGCGGTCTACGAATGGGTGGCCGAGTTCTCCGGATTCGAAGCCCGGCTCATCCCGCTCAGGAACTACGGGGTCGACCCGGACGCCATGCTCGAGGCCATTGACGAGCGCACCAAGATCCTGTTCGTGTGCAATCCCAACAACCCCACGGGCACATACTGGGACACGGCCACCATGACCCGCTTCCTGGACGGGGTGGGCGGCGAGCGCATCGTGGTCATCGACGAAGCCTATTTCGAATACGTGGAAAAGGACGACTACCCGGATGCCATGCGGCTCATGGAGCGCTACCCCAACGTCATCGCCTTCCGCACCTTTTCCAAGATGTACGCCCTGGCCGCCCTGCGCATCGGCTACCTGTGCGGCGCGCCCGAGGTGGTGGACATTGTCCGGCGCACCCACATCGTCTATTCCGTGAATACCCTGGCCCAGGCCGCGGCCTCGGCCGCCCTGGAGGACGACACCGGCTTCATCCGGGCCACGCGCGACATGGTGGCCGAGGGCAAGGAGCTGCTCTCCGGGCTGTTCGACGACATGGGCCTGGAGCACGTCCACGGCGAAGGCAACTACATGATGGTCCATGTGCCCATGTCCGACACCCTGCTCTACCGCAAGCTGATGAAAAAGGGCGTCATGGTCCGCACCATGACCGGGTTCCGGTTCCCCAACTGGATCCGCGTCAGCCTGGTGCAGCGGCCGGTCATGGAGGCCTTTTGCCAGGCCTTCCGCGAAGTACTGCAAAAATAA
- a CDS encoding cysteine hydrolase family protein, with the protein MSKTALLIIDLQNDYFPGGKMELVGAAEAGENARRLLERFRSEGMPVIHIQHESVHEGASFFLPGSEGMEIHDCVRPVEGEKVILKHFANSFLQTGLESFLREQGVWALVVAGMMVQNCVDSTVRAAKELGFAVTLVHDACACPDLEFEGEMIPAGMVRKSFMASLGYAFARVVDVRTYLAG; encoded by the coding sequence ATGAGCAAGACGGCGTTATTGATCATTGATTTGCAAAACGACTATTTCCCGGGCGGCAAAATGGAACTGGTGGGCGCCGCCGAAGCCGGCGAAAACGCGCGAAGGCTGCTGGAGCGTTTCCGCAGCGAGGGGATGCCGGTCATCCACATTCAGCATGAGTCCGTGCACGAGGGAGCCTCCTTTTTCCTGCCCGGTTCGGAGGGCATGGAGATTCACGACTGCGTGCGGCCCGTGGAAGGCGAAAAGGTCATCCTCAAGCATTTCGCCAACAGCTTCCTGCAGACCGGGCTTGAATCGTTCCTCAGGGAACAGGGCGTGTGGGCCTTGGTGGTCGCGGGCATGATGGTCCAGAACTGTGTGGACTCCACGGTGCGCGCGGCAAAGGAGCTGGGCTTCGCCGTTACCCTGGTGCACGACGCCTGCGCCTGCCCGGACCTGGAGTTCGAAGGCGAGATGATCCCAGCCGGGATGGTGCGCAAATCGTTCATGGCCTCCCTGGGGTATGCCTTTGCCCGGGTGGTGGATGTACGGACGTATCTGGCGGGCTAG
- a CDS encoding ATP-binding protein, producing the protein MPEQANSVSLRLPADPSMIPVAQRAAETSAKAFGLEAGKALRLTMAVEEIVAYLASLANEERIGLDILPRSDHVTTRFSFRAADADLHALNLTSRGDLSSDEAMQTMGLLLASRMTDDFEIHREGRELRLSLRMNRAYPAVEPEVASRFDAKGAVTVTEESEPAQIKRACSLALALYQPHELPLAFRTPGKVVDTTLGGDMHTALALDESGAVCGMICWESRSEKSVSFDGPYVFATQREETARLLVDHLVNAVARTSTLGLFGLRNTEDLPEGDFEMLATLPMIGLDKATREIPIWFRHLREDNGMVVWAPESLTEFLEQAYDELVLMRDIQPTNAMGEHVSGRSVFAVKLNKESGQATLRPMLAGADSAENIRQHVQVLKQEGCENIIVHLDLGSGWQAALADALLENGFQPRLVLPYAGQSDVAVFAHV; encoded by the coding sequence ATGCCAGAACAAGCAAACAGTGTTTCCCTGAGGCTCCCCGCGGACCCGTCCATGATCCCGGTGGCCCAGCGGGCGGCCGAAACCAGCGCCAAGGCCTTCGGGCTGGAGGCGGGCAAGGCCCTGCGGCTGACCATGGCCGTGGAAGAGATCGTGGCCTACCTCGCGTCCCTGGCCAACGAGGAGCGCATCGGCCTGGACATCCTGCCCCGCAGCGACCATGTGACCACCCGTTTTTCCTTCCGGGCTGCCGACGCAGACCTGCACGCCCTGAATCTCACCTCCCGGGGCGACCTCTCCTCGGACGAGGCCATGCAGACCATGGGCCTGCTCCTGGCCTCGCGCATGACCGACGATTTCGAGATCCACCGCGAGGGGCGCGAACTGCGGCTCAGCCTGCGCATGAACCGCGCCTACCCGGCCGTCGAGCCCGAGGTTGCAAGCCGGTTCGACGCCAAGGGAGCGGTCACGGTGACCGAGGAATCGGAACCGGCCCAGATCAAGCGGGCCTGCTCCCTGGCCCTGGCCCTGTACCAACCCCACGAGCTACCCCTGGCCTTCCGCACCCCCGGCAAGGTGGTGGACACCACCCTGGGCGGGGACATGCACACGGCCCTGGCTCTGGACGAGAGCGGCGCGGTCTGCGGCATGATCTGCTGGGAAAGCCGCTCGGAAAAGAGCGTCTCCTTTGACGGCCCCTACGTCTTTGCCACGCAGCGCGAGGAAACCGCCCGCCTGCTGGTGGACCACCTTGTCAACGCCGTGGCCCGCACCTCCACCCTGGGCCTGTTCGGGCTGCGCAACACCGAGGACCTGCCCGAGGGGGACTTCGAAATGCTGGCCACCCTGCCCATGATCGGCCTGGACAAGGCCACGCGGGAAATCCCCATCTGGTTCCGCCACCTGCGCGAGGACAACGGCATGGTGGTCTGGGCGCCGGAGTCGCTCACGGAATTCCTGGAACAGGCCTACGACGAGTTGGTGCTCATGCGCGACATCCAGCCCACGAACGCCATGGGCGAGCACGTCTCGGGCCGCTCGGTCTTCGCGGTGAAGCTGAACAAGGAATCGGGACAGGCCACGCTGCGGCCCATGCTGGCCGGCGCGGACAGCGCCGAAAACATCCGGCAGCACGTGCAGGTGCTCAAACAGGAAGGATGCGAAAACATCATCGTGCACCTCGACCTGGGCTCGGGCTGGCAGGCGGCCCTGGCCGACGCCCTGCTGGAGAACGGCTTCCAACCCAGGCTGGTTCTGCCCTATGCGGGCCAATCCGACGTGGCGGTGTTCGCCCATGTCTAG
- a CDS encoding GlxA family transcriptional regulator: MTTIALLALEGCLSSSVFGPLDVFATARREKNENTLRIHSTIVGRSPAPVTSFSGIPVTPSATIGDGEQYDHVLIPALFGGLKRHLADRPVIDWIRSQHQGGACICTVCAGSFLLAETGLLAGRPATTHWGLAGDFRKRYPDVLLRADRMLLDEGDYICSGGATAYLELSLYLLGKLGAPELAAECSRVLLIDARTNSQTPYMSTTYATDHGDPEVLAVQQYIEKHLPEKLNIEELARKAGITGRTLNRRFQRALRISPLEFIQDLRLDKAKKMLATDTQCVEQIGYAVGYEDSASFRRVFRKKVGLTPGEYRSRFAHCRP; encoded by the coding sequence ATGACCACAATCGCCCTGCTCGCCCTGGAAGGGTGTCTCTCCTCCAGCGTCTTCGGTCCCCTGGACGTCTTTGCCACGGCCAGGCGCGAGAAGAACGAGAACACCCTACGCATCCATTCCACCATTGTGGGCCGCAGCCCCGCACCGGTCACGTCCTTCAGCGGCATCCCAGTGACGCCCAGCGCCACCATCGGGGACGGCGAACAGTACGACCATGTCCTGATCCCAGCCCTGTTCGGCGGCCTGAAGCGCCACCTGGCCGACCGGCCGGTCATCGACTGGATTCGCTCCCAGCACCAGGGCGGAGCCTGCATCTGCACGGTCTGCGCCGGTTCGTTCCTGCTGGCCGAAACCGGCCTGCTTGCGGGACGCCCTGCCACCACCCACTGGGGCCTGGCCGGCGACTTCCGGAAAAGATACCCGGATGTGCTGCTGCGGGCAGACCGCATGCTCCTGGACGAGGGGGACTACATATGTTCGGGCGGGGCCACGGCCTATCTGGAGCTTTCCCTGTACCTGCTGGGCAAGCTGGGGGCGCCGGAGCTGGCCGCGGAATGCTCGCGCGTGCTGCTCATCGACGCCCGGACCAATTCCCAGACCCCGTACATGAGCACCACCTACGCCACGGACCACGGCGACCCCGAGGTGCTTGCCGTGCAGCAATACATCGAGAAACACCTGCCGGAAAAACTAAACATCGAAGAGCTGGCCCGGAAGGCCGGCATAACCGGCAGGACCCTGAACCGCCGCTTCCAAAGGGCGTTGCGCATCTCCCCCCTGGAATTCATTCAGGACCTGCGCCTGGACAAAGCCAAGAAAATGCTCGCGACAGACACCCAATGCGTTGAGCAGATCGGCTATGCCGTGGGATACGAGGACAGCGCAAGCTTCAGGCGCGTCTTCCGGAAAAAGGTGGGGCTCACTCCCGGCGAGTACCGATCGCGTTTCGCCCATTGCCGGCCATGA
- a CDS encoding 1,4-dihydroxy-6-naphthoate synthase, whose protein sequence is MTKLTLGYSPCPNDTFIFYALAAGVVPAPAERLDVTLADVEELNQRAARGELDICKVSVAAAAEILDEYMLLGAGGALGRGVGPVLVSGRDCLLRDLHGTRIAIPGRRTTANLLFGLCCRQAGIEVELVEMVFDEVMPAIREGRVDAGVVIHEGRFTYESYGLCKLMDLGQWWEEFSGLPIPLGAIAVRRSLGVDTARAVEAAIRASLQYSWDNPGAPMNYIREHAQEMDEAVIAEHIRTFVTEYSMDVGEEGRGAVMALLQEAARMTGGNLPDKPVFVPCD, encoded by the coding sequence ATGACCAAACTGACTCTCGGGTACTCGCCGTGCCCCAACGACACCTTTATTTTTTACGCCCTGGCCGCCGGTGTGGTCCCCGCTCCCGCCGAAAGGCTGGACGTGACCCTGGCGGACGTGGAGGAACTCAACCAGCGGGCCGCCCGGGGCGAGCTGGATATCTGCAAGGTTTCGGTGGCTGCCGCGGCCGAGATCCTGGACGAATACATGCTGCTGGGCGCGGGCGGTGCGCTCGGCCGGGGCGTGGGGCCGGTGCTGGTCAGCGGTCGGGACTGTCTCCTGCGCGACCTGCACGGAACGAGGATAGCCATTCCGGGCCGCAGGACCACGGCCAACCTGCTTTTCGGGTTGTGCTGCCGCCAGGCCGGAATCGAGGTGGAGCTGGTGGAGATGGTCTTTGACGAGGTCATGCCCGCCATCCGGGAGGGCCGGGTGGACGCCGGGGTGGTGATCCACGAGGGCCGCTTCACCTATGAATCCTACGGCCTGTGCAAGCTCATGGATCTGGGGCAGTGGTGGGAGGAATTTTCGGGCCTGCCCATTCCGCTGGGAGCCATCGCGGTTCGCCGGTCCCTGGGTGTGGATACTGCGCGGGCCGTGGAAGCGGCCATCCGCGCAAGCCTGCAATATTCCTGGGACAACCCGGGAGCGCCCATGAATTATATCCGCGAGCACGCCCAGGAGATGGACGAGGCGGTCATTGCCGAGCACATCAGGACCTTTGTGACCGAATACAGCATGGATGTGGGTGAGGAAGGGCGCGGGGCCGTCATGGCGCTGTTGCAGGAGGCGGCCCGTATGACCGGCGGGAACCTGCCGGACAAGCCCGTGTTTGTGCCCTGCGATTAG
- a CDS encoding endo alpha-1,4 polygalactosaminidase, with protein sequence MHRCACLFLLALLALPGAAQAGPMSKRLAQVKTWMYLIQDLDMNDSVQALADSPYELLVIEPGHNFSDGPYETERIVRRLRTAPDGARRILLAYVDIGQAEDYRDYWQPGWKAPQPGKPGTPDFLVTPDPDGWSGNFTVAYWRPTWKKIWLGKDGIITQLARMGFDGVYLDWIEAYDDEHVIKAASAEQRDPAKEMLTFIEEIGEAGTAVNENFMIVAQNAPYLIDADPERYEEAIDALAVEDTWFHGEADADWDDPHAGDLHLIHDQNQDDYSTEDRLAQYLKYQERGIPVFSVDYCVSEENAAMVYEQAVEAGLIPLVTRVSLSRMTETPPFDYIPANN encoded by the coding sequence ATGCACCGGTGTGCCTGTCTTTTCCTGCTCGCCCTGCTGGCGCTTCCAGGCGCGGCCCAGGCCGGCCCCATGTCCAAACGGCTGGCGCAGGTGAAGACATGGATGTACCTGATCCAGGACCTGGACATGAATGATTCGGTTCAAGCCCTGGCCGACTCCCCCTATGAACTGCTGGTCATCGAACCCGGCCACAATTTCAGCGACGGCCCTTACGAGACGGAAAGGATCGTCCGGCGGCTGCGAACCGCTCCCGACGGCGCGCGGCGCATCCTGCTGGCGTATGTGGACATCGGCCAGGCCGAAGACTACCGGGACTACTGGCAGCCCGGATGGAAAGCCCCGCAACCGGGCAAGCCGGGCACACCGGACTTCCTGGTCACGCCGGACCCGGACGGCTGGAGCGGCAATTTCACGGTGGCCTACTGGCGGCCCACTTGGAAGAAAATATGGCTGGGGAAAGACGGCATCATCACCCAACTGGCCCGCATGGGCTTCGACGGCGTCTATCTGGACTGGATCGAGGCCTATGACGATGAACACGTGATCAAGGCAGCGTCAGCGGAACAGCGCGACCCGGCCAAGGAAATGCTGACCTTCATCGAGGAGATCGGCGAGGCGGGAACCGCCGTCAACGAGAACTTCATGATCGTCGCCCAGAACGCCCCCTACCTCATCGACGCCGACCCCGAACGATACGAGGAGGCCATAGACGCCCTGGCCGTGGAGGACACCTGGTTCCACGGCGAGGCGGACGCGGACTGGGACGACCCGCACGCGGGCGACCTGCATCTGATCCACGACCAGAACCAGGACGATTACTCCACCGAAGACCGGCTGGCGCAATATCTCAAATACCAGGAACGCGGCATCCCGGTCTTTTCCGTGGACTATTGCGTTTCCGAGGAGAACGCTGCCATGGTCTACGAGCAGGCCGTGGAGGCCGGGCTCATCCCCCTGGTGACCCGCGTTTCCCTCTCGCGCATGACCGAGACGCCGCCCTTCGATTACATCCCGGCGAACAACTAG
- a CDS encoding FkbM family methyltransferase → MKKVFHVGRFSFRAHVRERLARFWDLVEQGRWEPATFEAFERYIRPGCAFADIGAWIGSTALFAAHIASEVHAFEPDPAAFATLTANLDLNPELAPRIRAINAAVADFEGELPMAAPGRQGMSETSSLLAGAGETFTAPALDAAKLFANGLSHVEFVKMDIEGGEYATIPAMKQFLEDRKPVVLLSLHPRNLGIGLAEAERTSLVEHKTTAVLDAFRGYGRVQTVTSREILPAPAVERYFEKGEYADAGESLLFLP, encoded by the coding sequence ATGAAAAAAGTATTTCATGTCGGGCGGTTTTCGTTCAGGGCCCACGTCCGGGAACGTCTTGCCCGGTTCTGGGACCTGGTGGAACAGGGGCGTTGGGAGCCGGCCACCTTCGAAGCATTTGAAAGGTACATCCGCCCGGGCTGCGCCTTCGCGGACATCGGAGCCTGGATCGGCTCCACCGCCCTGTTCGCCGCGCACATCGCAAGCGAGGTGCACGCCTTCGAGCCCGACCCTGCCGCCTTTGCCACGCTCACGGCCAACCTGGATCTCAATCCGGAGCTTGCCCCGCGCATCCGGGCAATAAACGCCGCCGTGGCGGATTTCGAGGGCGAGCTGCCCATGGCCGCACCGGGCAGGCAGGGCATGAGCGAGACCTCCAGCCTGCTGGCGGGCGCGGGCGAAACGTTCACGGCTCCGGCCCTGGACGCCGCGAAACTGTTTGCGAATGGGTTGTCTCACGTGGAATTCGTGAAGATGGACATCGAGGGCGGCGAATACGCCACCATCCCGGCCATGAAGCAATTTCTGGAGGACAGAAAGCCCGTGGTGCTGCTCTCCCTGCACCCGCGGAACCTGGGGATCGGCCTGGCCGAAGCCGAACGGACCTCACTGGTGGAACATAAGACCACAGCCGTGCTTGACGCCTTCAGGGGGTACGGACGCGTCCAGACCGTGACCAGCAGGGAAATCCTGCCCGCCCCGGCCGTGGAGCGATATTTCGAAAAAGGGGAATACGCGGACGCGGGAGAGTCGCTGCTCTTCCTGCCCTAA
- a CDS encoding class I SAM-dependent methyltransferase yields the protein MSNAISYAEPVEVDSPDNCFWYHTMDLPGHGLVEGAWDFRGQDEFFFSNTKFAGKRVLEIGPATGALGFRMEALGAEVTSVELPSGNNWDVVPLAAANPVRVFAGRETNMRRVKRSYWLSHRALGSKNRVISCSAYDTPHESGPYDIAYFASVLTHMQNPFQALRHNLDMTTERVIIVEQYHPDWTPETPGANITFQPDCRNPDFYDTWWTFTPTALVKMVGVLGFEKVVLVLHEQLCGKDQTPVPLATIIADRTRPPFKAIQEN from the coding sequence ATGAGCAACGCCATTTCCTATGCCGAGCCCGTGGAAGTCGATTCCCCGGACAACTGCTTCTGGTACCACACCATGGACCTGCCCGGGCACGGCCTCGTCGAAGGGGCCTGGGATTTCCGGGGCCAGGACGAATTCTTCTTCTCCAACACGAAGTTTGCGGGCAAACGGGTGCTGGAGATCGGACCGGCCACGGGCGCGCTCGGCTTCCGCATGGAAGCGCTGGGAGCCGAAGTGACCTCGGTGGAGCTGCCCTCGGGCAACAACTGGGACGTGGTGCCCCTGGCCGCGGCCAATCCGGTGCGGGTGTTTGCCGGGCGCGAAACCAACATGCGCCGGGTCAAGCGCTCCTACTGGCTCTCCCACCGGGCGCTGGGCTCGAAAAACAGGGTCATCTCCTGCTCGGCCTACGACACCCCGCATGAGTCCGGCCCCTACGACATCGCCTATTTCGCCTCGGTGCTCACCCACATGCAGAACCCCTTCCAGGCCCTGCGGCACAACCTGGACATGACCACCGAGCGGGTCATCATCGTGGAGCAATACCACCCGGACTGGACGCCCGAGACCCCGGGCGCGAACATCACCTTCCAGCCCGACTGCCGGAATCCGGATTTCTACGACACATGGTGGACGTTCACGCCCACGGCGCTGGTGAAGATGGTCGGGGTCCTCGGCTTTGAAAAGGTGGTGCTTGTCCTGCACGAACAGCTCTGCGGCAAGGACCAAACCCCGGTGCCTCTGGCCACCATCATCGCGGACCGCACCCGCCCGCCCTTCAAGGCCATTCAGGAAAATTAG
- the yjgA gene encoding ribosome biogenesis factor YjgA, with the protein MVPYKDENDEEREYSAPSRSQLKREMTALQKLAEELVDLGPELAKKAPLNDNLLAAVTESFKIKKHEARRRHFQYIGKLMRDIDPQSLQDYIETIRSGRQAQTGAFHELEQWRDRLMEGDDELVEELVERFPDMDIQRFRQMVRNARKERESGKKPKAFRELFRMLRAAQEQVADENAPEA; encoded by the coding sequence ATGGTCCCATACAAAGACGAAAACGACGAGGAACGGGAATATTCAGCCCCGAGCCGCTCGCAGCTCAAGCGGGAGATGACCGCGCTGCAAAAGCTGGCCGAGGAGCTGGTGGACCTGGGGCCGGAGCTGGCCAAGAAAGCGCCGTTGAATGACAATCTTCTGGCCGCAGTCACCGAGTCCTTCAAAATCAAGAAGCACGAAGCCCGTCGCAGGCATTTCCAGTATATCGGCAAACTCATGCGCGACATTGATCCGCAGTCCCTGCAGGACTACATCGAGACCATCCGCAGCGGCCGCCAGGCCCAGACCGGGGCCTTCCACGAGTTGGAACAATGGCGCGACCGCCTCATGGAAGGGGACGACGAACTCGTGGAAGAACTCGTCGAGCGCTTCCCGGACATGGACATCCAGCGTTTCCGCCAGATGGTGCGCAACGCCCGCAAGGAACGCGAATCCGGGAAAAAGCCCAAGGCGTTTCGCGAGCTGTTCCGCATGCTGCGGGCCGCCCAGGAACAAGTTGCCGACGAAAACGCCCCCGAGGCTTGA
- a CDS encoding GNAT family N-acetyltransferase, with product MSREEYIRRLEKTPYTIEHGQKAVIDLFRPEDALGVARCYHSIWADAFPVDYVYDPEQIIRQNEGDNHFTAVARTESGDIVGLGGMFRTAPNPGIYELGQLMVLKEYRHTRIGFKLNDFLMSTLPEKYGMECIFGQPVTTHLFTQKLGVRYKTTECGMEIDVMPAEAFEHEGGGAHRVTLVDVLRVDKPRRNTAYLPEAYRDFITSRHALLGVQRDLGDPSGPSGDETESAFSDFRDSRVARLVVSAVGRDFESVLQNAERETPESLMQVHLNLGDPAAPGTVELLRERGYFLGGLLPQWFETDGFIMQKLPWKPDFGVVNLHTDEAKAMLELIRRDWERTQE from the coding sequence ATGAGCAGAGAGGAATACATCCGCAGGCTGGAGAAAACGCCGTACACCATCGAGCACGGGCAGAAGGCGGTCATCGACCTGTTCCGGCCCGAGGACGCCCTGGGCGTGGCCCGCTGCTACCACTCCATCTGGGCGGACGCCTTTCCCGTGGACTATGTCTACGACCCGGAACAGATCATCCGGCAGAACGAGGGGGACAACCATTTCACGGCCGTGGCCCGGACCGAGTCCGGCGACATCGTCGGCCTCGGCGGCATGTTCCGCACCGCCCCCAACCCGGGCATCTATGAGCTCGGCCAGCTCATGGTGCTCAAGGAGTACCGGCACACGCGCATCGGGTTCAAGCTCAACGATTTTCTCATGTCCACCCTGCCGGAAAAATACGGCATGGAATGCATTTTCGGCCAGCCCGTGACCACCCACCTGTTCACCCAGAAACTGGGCGTGCGCTACAAGACCACGGAATGCGGCATGGAGATCGACGTCATGCCCGCCGAGGCCTTCGAGCACGAGGGCGGCGGCGCGCACCGCGTCACCCTGGTGGACGTGCTGCGGGTGGACAAGCCCAGGCGAAACACGGCCTACCTGCCCGAGGCGTACAGGGATTTCATCACCAGCCGTCACGCCCTGCTGGGCGTGCAACGTGACCTGGGCGATCCTTCGGGACCGTCCGGGGACGAAACCGAAAGCGCCTTTTCCGACTTCCGGGACTCCAGGGTGGCCCGCCTCGTGGTCAGCGCTGTGGGCAGGGACTTCGAGTCCGTGCTCCAAAATGCCGAGCGGGAAACCCCGGAAAGCCTCATGCAGGTGCACCTCAACCTGGGCGACCCGGCCGCACCCGGAACCGTGGAGCTGCTCAGAGAGCGGGGATACTTCCTGGGCGGCCTGCTGCCGCAATGGTTCGAAACCGACGGGTTCATCATGCAGAAACTTCCCTGGAAGCCGGATTTCGGGGTCGTCAACCTGCACACGGACGAGGCCAAGGCCATGCTGGAACTCATCCGCAGGGATTGGGAAAGGACACAGGAATAG